The Mycobacterium sp. 3519A genome contains a region encoding:
- a CDS encoding ferredoxin, giving the protein MKVAVDLDTCDGNGVCMSICHEVFDVREDGLHVLDDRPSDDLRHQIIGAQVSCPTQAITVED; this is encoded by the coding sequence ATGAAAGTAGCAGTCGACCTTGACACCTGCGACGGAAATGGCGTCTGCATGAGCATCTGCCACGAAGTGTTCGACGTCCGAGAGGACGGCCTGCACGTGCTCGACGACCGTCCAAGCGACGACCTGCGTCACCAGATCATTGGTGCGCAAGTGTCGTGTCCCACCCAGGCCATCACAGTGGAGGACTAG
- a CDS encoding DUF2563 family protein, with translation MPTGKFEVDTGLLRSGSDSSDFAGTAARKAADRLSEASVPQGIFGDFAAAQAFHSAITTARDSHAQRSQEHHARLTDIASKGHIGARAVTDTDTGAAQAIGSAGDHVGEGGS, from the coding sequence ATGCCGACGGGAAAGTTCGAGGTAGACACCGGTTTGCTTCGTTCCGGCAGCGACTCCAGCGATTTTGCGGGGACAGCGGCCCGGAAGGCGGCGGATCGGCTCTCAGAGGCATCCGTTCCGCAGGGCATTTTCGGTGACTTCGCGGCCGCACAGGCTTTTCACAGCGCCATCACCACCGCTCGCGACAGTCACGCCCAGCGGTCGCAGGAGCATCATGCGCGGCTGACCGACATCGCGAGCAAGGGCCACATCGGTGCCCGCGCGGTGACCGACACGGATACCGGCGCCGCGCAGGCGATCGGTTCGGCGGGTGATCACGTCGGCGAAGGCGGCTCTTGA
- a CDS encoding DUF4194 domain-containing protein — translation MRVTSEADIDFSSLPQVDQSARPPVQRRPRFDGDVSELPDRACWALQHLLTRRYISAEADADVYSWVLEYRKELAVRLSELDLLLRIVDGTDVAFVEQARYESARGIKLLRREPLGTYDSILALHLAQMMRASGGQTVLISREEMHGLFSGVLNDTDRDAVTFAARIDGAIARLTGLEILRKTRDDEDSYTISPVITAIMTASVITELQQQFEQLLNGGAPAEDEDSAED, via the coding sequence ATGCGAGTGACTTCTGAAGCCGACATCGACTTCTCCTCACTGCCCCAGGTCGACCAATCCGCCCGTCCACCGGTCCAGCGGCGGCCCCGCTTCGACGGCGACGTCTCCGAACTGCCCGACCGCGCCTGCTGGGCCCTGCAGCACCTGCTCACCCGCCGCTACATCAGCGCCGAAGCTGACGCCGACGTGTACAGCTGGGTCCTTGAATACCGCAAGGAACTGGCCGTGCGGCTGTCGGAACTCGACCTGCTGCTGCGCATCGTCGACGGGACCGACGTCGCGTTCGTCGAGCAGGCGCGCTACGAATCCGCAAGAGGCATCAAGCTTCTGCGCCGTGAGCCGCTCGGCACCTACGACTCGATCCTCGCGCTGCACCTGGCCCAGATGATGCGCGCGTCCGGCGGGCAGACCGTGCTGATCAGCCGCGAGGAGATGCACGGCCTGTTCTCCGGCGTCCTCAACGACACCGACCGCGACGCCGTCACCTTCGCCGCCCGCATCGACGGCGCCATCGCCCGGCTCACCGGCCTGGAGATCCTTCGCAAAACCCGCGACGACGAGGACAGCTACACGATCTCCCCCGTCATCACCGCGATCATGACAGCCTCGGTCATCACCGAACTGCAGCAGCAGTTCGAACAGCTGCTCAATGGCGGAGCGCCGGCAGAGGACGAAGACTCCGCGGAGGACTGA
- a CDS encoding ABC transporter ATP-binding protein — MTVLAVENLARSFGGIHAVDGVSFDVAQSEIVGIIGPNGSGKSTLFNLLTGALKPDAGRITLFGRDVTRLAPYKIARAGLGRTFQIPALFINMTVRENLWTAAVQFDWNNAREDADAVLEQLELTHVADDLARSLSGGQQRLLEMGRVLMQKPKVALLDEVAAGVHPRLRQIMLGAIRTLRDAGTTFLVIEHDMELAQDICDRIIVMDAGKIVAQGSFDEISHDPHVMEAYLGVSADE, encoded by the coding sequence ATGACGGTGCTGGCAGTCGAGAATCTGGCCCGCTCGTTCGGCGGCATCCACGCCGTCGACGGTGTCTCGTTCGACGTCGCGCAGTCCGAGATCGTCGGCATCATCGGCCCGAACGGCAGCGGCAAGAGCACGCTGTTCAACCTGCTCACCGGCGCGCTGAAACCCGACGCCGGCCGCATCACGCTGTTCGGCCGCGACGTCACCCGCCTCGCCCCCTACAAGATCGCCCGCGCCGGGCTGGGCCGCACCTTCCAGATTCCGGCGCTGTTCATCAATATGACTGTGCGGGAGAACCTTTGGACCGCCGCCGTGCAGTTCGACTGGAACAACGCCCGCGAGGACGCCGACGCCGTGCTGGAGCAGCTGGAGCTCACCCACGTCGCCGACGACCTCGCCCGCAGCCTGTCCGGCGGGCAGCAGCGGCTGCTGGAGATGGGCCGGGTGCTGATGCAGAAGCCGAAGGTCGCGCTGCTCGACGAGGTCGCCGCCGGGGTGCATCCGCGGCTCCGCCAGATCATGCTGGGCGCCATCCGCACCCTGCGCGACGCGGGCACCACGTTCCTGGTGATCGAGCACGACATGGAACTCGCGCAGGACATCTGCGACCGCATCATCGTGATGGACGCCGGAAAGATCGTGGCGCAGGGCAGCTTTGACGAGATCTCGCACGACCCGCACGTGATGGAGGCGTATCTGGGGGTGTCCGCGGATGAGTGA
- a CDS encoding NAD(P)/FAD-dependent oxidoreductase: MPTDLRDVVVVGAGIAGMRAAETLRKEGYDGALTIVGDEWHAPYHRPPLSKKLLSGQIQRAGIDLAPQFDLDARVLRGASARRLDPSSHTLELDDDGAPLSLRYDGLVIATGAAPRAWPGEVPDGVMLLRTVDDCLAIRERLADRPRVVVVGGGFIGAEVAATCRMLGLDVTLIERSDGLLLSALGPEMASCWAQLNKQHGVDVRIGVQVETFTGNGRVDGVRLNDGSRLAADLVVVGLGVTPATEWLDGSGLRIDDGVLCDATGAVEGGSGIVAAGDVARWWHPRYERHLRIEHWDHAGRQGEAAARTLLASPGNADTYDELPYFWSDQYDVKLQMLGVTTDYDAYTVVEGRPDEWQFTAAYGRDGRTIAVLSTIPGRVLAYRDAISNGAEFPPRSTAA; this comes from the coding sequence ATGCCTACCGACCTTCGCGACGTCGTCGTTGTCGGGGCGGGGATCGCAGGGATGCGCGCCGCCGAAACGCTGCGGAAGGAGGGCTACGACGGCGCTCTGACGATCGTCGGCGACGAATGGCACGCCCCGTATCACCGTCCGCCGCTGTCGAAGAAACTGCTCAGCGGGCAGATCCAACGCGCCGGAATCGATTTGGCCCCGCAGTTCGATCTTGACGCCCGCGTGCTGCGCGGTGCGTCGGCACGCAGGCTGGATCCGTCGTCGCACACGCTCGAACTCGACGACGACGGCGCGCCATTGTCGCTGCGTTACGATGGCCTCGTCATCGCCACCGGCGCCGCCCCGCGCGCGTGGCCGGGCGAGGTGCCCGACGGGGTCATGCTGTTACGCACAGTCGACGACTGCCTCGCCATTCGCGAACGACTCGCCGACCGTCCCCGCGTCGTGGTGGTCGGCGGCGGGTTCATCGGCGCCGAGGTCGCGGCGACGTGCCGGATGCTCGGGCTCGACGTCACCCTCATCGAACGCAGCGATGGCCTGCTCCTGTCGGCGCTCGGTCCCGAAATGGCCTCCTGCTGGGCGCAATTGAACAAACAGCATGGCGTCGACGTCAGGATCGGCGTGCAAGTCGAGACCTTCACGGGTAACGGACGCGTCGACGGCGTGCGGCTCAACGACGGCTCACGGCTTGCCGCCGACCTGGTCGTCGTCGGCTTGGGCGTCACCCCGGCGACCGAGTGGCTCGACGGCTCCGGACTGCGGATCGACGACGGCGTCCTATGTGACGCGACTGGCGCCGTCGAGGGCGGCAGCGGCATCGTCGCCGCCGGTGACGTCGCGCGCTGGTGGCATCCACGCTATGAGCGGCATCTACGCATCGAGCACTGGGACCACGCCGGCCGCCAGGGCGAGGCTGCGGCGCGCACGCTGCTGGCCAGTCCGGGCAATGCCGACACGTACGACGAATTGCCGTACTTCTGGTCCGATCAGTACGACGTCAAGCTCCAGATGCTCGGTGTGACAACGGACTACGATGCCTACACCGTAGTCGAAGGCCGCCCGGACGAGTGGCAGTTCACTGCCGCCTACGGCCGTGATGGCCGCACCATCGCGGTGCTGTCCACGATTCCGGGACGCGTGCTCGCCTACCGTGACGCGATCAGTAACGGTGCGGAGTTCCCTCCCCGGTCAACGGCCGCGTAG
- a CDS encoding branched-chain amino acid ABC transporter permease, producing the protein MSKPASGGNPFLNLGVLVLVVALMCLLPMMTSPYYVRVATGVAMWAGIALSWNVICGYAGYISFGHVAFFGIGAYTTAILMQPDYDWNFWATLPVAAVIAGAVAALVGWPTLRLKGAYFAIATWALAEAIRQLTTVVDFTGGSRGLTTPIRSDDNFFFYTMLGAAAIAYVVCYLLLERSRFGFQVKAVRDNEIAARAQGINTTMVKIWAFVLSAVIPAVLGGINAYWITFINPASVLNTLITDQLVVMVLVGGLGHIWGPALGATAMFLLEEQMRISYGDTTAYIMIVGVLVMVIVLFLPDGLVSIARRARRMRLVRQFLGRARDDLAPREKATQEAGP; encoded by the coding sequence ATGAGTAAGCCTGCCTCTGGGGGCAACCCGTTCCTGAATCTCGGCGTGCTGGTGCTCGTCGTCGCGCTGATGTGCCTGCTGCCGATGATGACGTCGCCCTACTACGTCCGCGTCGCCACCGGCGTCGCGATGTGGGCCGGAATCGCCTTGTCCTGGAACGTGATCTGCGGGTACGCCGGCTACATCAGCTTCGGCCACGTCGCGTTCTTCGGCATCGGCGCCTACACCACCGCGATCCTGATGCAACCCGACTACGACTGGAACTTCTGGGCCACCCTTCCGGTCGCGGCCGTCATCGCCGGCGCCGTCGCCGCACTGGTCGGTTGGCCCACGCTGCGACTCAAGGGCGCCTACTTCGCCATCGCGACCTGGGCGCTGGCCGAGGCGATCCGCCAGCTCACCACCGTCGTCGACTTCACCGGCGGCTCCCGCGGGCTCACCACCCCGATCCGCTCCGACGACAACTTCTTCTTCTACACGATGCTCGGCGCCGCAGCGATCGCCTACGTCGTGTGCTATCTGCTCCTGGAACGCTCCCGGTTCGGTTTCCAGGTAAAAGCGGTGCGCGACAACGAGATCGCCGCCCGCGCGCAGGGCATCAACACCACCATGGTCAAGATCTGGGCGTTCGTGCTCAGCGCGGTCATCCCTGCCGTGCTGGGCGGCATCAACGCCTACTGGATCACCTTCATCAACCCGGCCAGCGTGCTGAACACCCTGATCACCGACCAGCTCGTCGTGATGGTGCTCGTCGGCGGCCTCGGCCACATCTGGGGCCCCGCGCTCGGCGCCACCGCCATGTTCCTGCTCGAAGAACAGATGCGAATCAGCTACGGCGACACCACCGCCTACATCATGATCGTCGGCGTGCTGGTGATGGTGATCGTGCTGTTCCTGCCCGACGGACTCGTCAGCATCGCCCGCCGCGCCCGACGAATGCGCCTGGTACGCCAATTCCTTGGCCGCGCCCGCGATGACCTCGCACCACGCGAAAAGGCCACGCAGGAGGCCGGCCCATGA
- a CDS encoding metal-dependent hydrolase, with amino-acid sequence MPEVQLHHDGHPMYRRMVRFDWSETPLHWVPDDPFTTHMINVLHLLLPEGERHFIKAVLEASSLVDDPELEAAIKPFIQQESWHAWAHQVVLDHLADQGIETKPYTDRLGRHLSAILGDPPKFFPAPLRRWWLYRRLADVAALEHFTAMLGQWVLKNRTLEEVGADPVMLDLLRWHGAEEVEHRSLVYDVYQHVSGNYVIRAFSMLMTTPLFVAWWIAGARYLMAADSTIDQKWRWRDWTRAARKGLLPGPWSLLLAAPLRYLRPSHHPNDEGDTQMAIDYLEYSPAAKAARERAGARQRPQGAEMTSGQQVADTKEVAAQ; translated from the coding sequence ATGCCTGAAGTCCAGCTGCATCACGACGGACATCCCATGTACCGCCGCATGGTCCGCTTCGATTGGTCGGAGACACCGCTGCACTGGGTGCCCGACGACCCGTTCACCACCCACATGATCAACGTTCTGCACCTGTTGCTTCCGGAAGGCGAACGCCACTTCATCAAAGCTGTTCTGGAAGCGTCGTCACTGGTCGACGACCCCGAGCTGGAGGCGGCCATCAAACCGTTCATCCAGCAGGAGTCGTGGCACGCCTGGGCGCACCAAGTCGTGCTGGACCATCTCGCCGACCAGGGCATCGAGACCAAGCCCTACACCGACCGCCTCGGACGCCACCTGTCGGCAATACTCGGCGACCCGCCGAAGTTCTTCCCGGCACCGCTGCGACGGTGGTGGCTCTATCGCCGGCTTGCCGACGTGGCCGCCCTCGAGCACTTCACCGCGATGCTGGGCCAGTGGGTCCTGAAGAACCGCACTCTCGAGGAAGTCGGCGCCGACCCGGTGATGCTCGACCTGTTGCGCTGGCACGGTGCTGAGGAAGTCGAGCACCGCTCGCTGGTCTACGACGTCTACCAACATGTCAGCGGCAACTACGTCATCCGAGCCTTCTCGATGCTGATGACAACTCCCCTGTTCGTCGCGTGGTGGATCGCCGGGGCGCGCTATCTGATGGCCGCCGACTCAACCATCGACCAGAAATGGCGCTGGCGCGACTGGACGCGGGCCGCACGCAAGGGTCTGCTACCCGGACCGTGGAGCTTGCTGTTGGCCGCGCCGCTGCGTTACCTGCGGCCCAGCCATCATCCCAACGATGAAGGCGACACCCAGATGGCCATCGACTACCTCGAGTACTCGCCGGCCGCGAAGGCGGCACGCGAACGCGCAGGCGCTCGACAACGACCCCAGGGCGCTGAGATGACCAGCGGCCAGCAGGTCGCCGACACGAAAGAGGTTGCAGCCCAATGA
- a CDS encoding NHL repeat-containing protein produces the protein MSFSPQPDRAPTRAKWVWMGLALVAVIGLAVAAIVSAATRHSATTLPSASAPTGPTELPFGPLHGPQGVAVDGSGNVYVTDVATDIADDQVLRLSANSTDPAKLPFSGAGPVGVAVDATGTVYATDYVNDRVLKLAPGAGKTAELPVAGLNRPGGIAVDAEGTVYIADTYNDRVVKVVGGSAVELPFSGLSKPSGVAVDSAGDVYVADSRNNRVLKLAPGAPNATELPFADLHGPNGVAVDNSGGVYVTSYGDGRVSKLAAGQSHSADMPFSGLKKPWGVAVSAAGDVYVADYGNLRVVELKAR, from the coding sequence GTGAGCTTTTCACCGCAACCCGATCGAGCGCCGACGCGAGCCAAGTGGGTATGGATGGGGCTGGCACTGGTCGCCGTCATCGGGCTCGCGGTCGCCGCGATCGTGTCCGCTGCTACCCGTCACTCGGCGACGACGCTGCCGTCGGCCTCGGCACCGACCGGTCCGACCGAGTTGCCGTTCGGCCCGCTGCACGGACCACAAGGGGTTGCCGTCGACGGCAGCGGCAACGTCTACGTCACTGACGTCGCCACCGACATCGCCGACGACCAGGTTCTCAGATTGTCGGCGAACAGCACCGACCCGGCGAAGCTGCCCTTCTCCGGTGCAGGCCCGGTCGGCGTGGCCGTCGACGCCACCGGCACCGTCTACGCGACCGACTACGTCAACGACCGAGTCCTGAAACTGGCTCCTGGCGCCGGTAAGACCGCCGAACTTCCCGTTGCAGGACTCAACCGGCCAGGCGGCATCGCGGTCGACGCTGAGGGCACCGTCTACATTGCCGATACGTACAACGATCGCGTGGTGAAGGTCGTCGGTGGTAGCGCCGTCGAACTGCCCTTCTCCGGTCTGAGCAAACCGTCCGGTGTGGCGGTCGATAGCGCCGGCGACGTCTATGTCGCCGACTCGCGTAACAACCGCGTGTTGAAATTGGCGCCCGGCGCACCCAACGCGACTGAATTGCCTTTCGCGGACCTGCACGGGCCGAATGGAGTTGCCGTCGACAATTCTGGCGGCGTTTACGTCACCAGTTACGGCGACGGGCGTGTCTCGAAACTGGCTGCAGGCCAGTCACATTCGGCAGACATGCCGTTCTCTGGGCTGAAGAAGCCCTGGGGTGTGGCGGTGAGCGCAGCGGGCGATGTGTACGTCGCTGATTACGGGAACCTTCGGGTCGTGGAACTGAAGGCACGATAA
- a CDS encoding sorbosone dehydrogenase family protein, with the protein MKRAVIALASAILLVVACANGPESVGQPSNGGPEDIATNLDVPWGIAFLPDGTALIAERDSGAIRHMTQPGVITNIGSVPGVAARGEGGLLGLATAGQTVFAYLTTAGDNRVVTMRFDGASLTEPSPILTGIPASSVHDGGRIAFGPDGKLYVTTGESGDPGIAQDRSSLGGKILRINPDGSIPSDNPDPASPVWSFGHRNIQGLAWDSAGRLWVTEYGANRVDELNLIQRGGNYGWPIAEGRAGTPGLIDPAIEWGTGEASPSGLAYFGGSLWVACLRGQRLYRIPVGADGSVAGATPLFVGQYGRLRTVVAAPDGALWFTTSNRDGRGSPREGDDRILQFRP; encoded by the coding sequence ATGAAGCGAGCCGTGATCGCGCTTGCCTCGGCGATCCTGCTGGTTGTCGCGTGCGCAAACGGCCCCGAATCCGTCGGGCAGCCGTCTAACGGCGGACCGGAGGACATCGCGACCAACCTCGACGTGCCGTGGGGCATCGCGTTCCTGCCCGACGGCACCGCGCTGATCGCCGAACGCGACAGCGGCGCGATTCGGCACATGACGCAACCCGGCGTCATCACGAACATCGGGTCAGTGCCGGGTGTCGCGGCGCGCGGCGAGGGCGGCCTGCTCGGCTTGGCCACGGCGGGTCAAACGGTGTTCGCCTACCTGACCACCGCGGGCGACAACCGCGTCGTGACGATGCGCTTCGACGGGGCCTCCCTGACGGAGCCGTCGCCGATCCTGACCGGCATCCCGGCGAGTTCGGTCCATGACGGCGGGCGCATCGCGTTCGGCCCGGACGGCAAGCTGTACGTGACGACGGGCGAAAGCGGTGACCCCGGCATCGCGCAGGACCGCTCGTCGCTGGGCGGCAAGATCCTTCGCATCAACCCCGACGGCTCGATCCCGTCGGATAATCCGGATCCTGCTTCCCCGGTGTGGTCGTTCGGGCATCGCAATATCCAAGGGCTGGCGTGGGATTCGGCTGGGCGGTTGTGGGTGACGGAGTACGGCGCGAACCGGGTGGACGAGCTCAACTTGATCCAGCGGGGCGGCAACTACGGCTGGCCGATCGCGGAAGGCCGCGCGGGCACGCCGGGGCTGATTGACCCGGCGATCGAGTGGGGCACCGGCGAGGCGTCGCCGTCGGGGCTGGCGTACTTCGGCGGATCGCTGTGGGTGGCGTGTCTGCGCGGTCAGCGGTTGTATCGGATACCGGTCGGCGCCGACGGCTCGGTGGCCGGTGCGACACCGTTGTTCGTCGGACAGTACGGGCGGCTACGCACCGTGGTCGCTGCACCGGACGGCGCGCTGTGGTTCACCACCAGCAACCGCGACGGCCGGGGCAGCCCGCGCGAGGGCGACGACCGGATCCTGCAGTTCCGGCCCTGA
- a CDS encoding amino acid ABC transporter substrate-binding protein: protein MSHNINRRRFLTRAGLVAGGVVAGPSLLAACGGEQQGGGGGATDKFKVGAVLELSGESATGGQIAQRGYQMWADAVNKAGGLAIGDKKYQVDLVVQDCKSDPATGADAASRLATQEGVNAMFGAYTSGVQLAMDPICAKYKVPCIAGSAESPGVWKKQPAFTFGVIPAVDLTAAKAMQSIVDTANPKPVTAAVVGANEPFSDDTAQGFRSGAEAAKLNVVHFSLFPPNADLAPVAQVVAGQRPDIVAVGGHDVLLVDFVKAMAATGYTPKAIIEHYGITDASFSKALGRQADGVMGISVWLPSATFKDDLFGSAGDYAKAFEAQHGSPPDYTAAGCSAAGLVLQSAVEKLGQPPSLSEDNRSKLNDLIAATDIQTFYGPIKFATEGDHFHNNTALNPMLVQIQGGQVKAIAPPESAEAKIIYPLAPLG, encoded by the coding sequence ATGTCCCACAACATCAATCGTCGACGCTTTCTGACCCGAGCTGGGCTGGTCGCGGGCGGCGTGGTCGCCGGCCCGAGCCTGTTGGCCGCGTGCGGCGGTGAGCAACAGGGCGGTGGCGGCGGGGCCACCGACAAGTTCAAGGTCGGCGCCGTGCTCGAGTTGTCCGGTGAATCGGCGACCGGTGGGCAGATCGCCCAGCGCGGATATCAGATGTGGGCCGACGCGGTGAACAAGGCGGGCGGACTGGCGATCGGCGACAAGAAGTACCAAGTCGATCTGGTCGTGCAGGACTGCAAGAGCGATCCCGCCACCGGCGCCGACGCGGCGTCCCGGCTGGCGACCCAAGAGGGTGTGAACGCCATGTTCGGCGCGTACACCAGCGGTGTGCAGCTGGCGATGGACCCGATCTGCGCGAAGTACAAGGTGCCGTGCATCGCCGGCTCCGCGGAGTCGCCCGGTGTCTGGAAGAAGCAGCCCGCGTTCACCTTTGGCGTGATTCCCGCCGTCGACCTCACGGCGGCCAAGGCGATGCAGTCCATCGTCGACACCGCGAATCCGAAGCCGGTGACGGCGGCCGTCGTCGGCGCCAACGAGCCGTTCTCCGACGACACCGCGCAGGGTTTCCGGTCCGGCGCCGAGGCGGCGAAGCTCAACGTGGTGCACTTCTCGCTGTTCCCGCCCAACGCCGACCTGGCGCCGGTGGCGCAGGTGGTCGCGGGGCAGCGGCCCGACATCGTCGCGGTCGGCGGCCACGACGTGCTGCTGGTCGACTTTGTCAAGGCGATGGCCGCGACCGGCTACACCCCGAAGGCGATCATCGAGCACTACGGGATCACCGACGCCTCGTTCTCCAAGGCGCTGGGACGGCAGGCCGACGGGGTGATGGGCATCTCGGTGTGGTTGCCGTCTGCGACGTTCAAGGATGACCTGTTCGGCTCGGCGGGCGACTACGCGAAAGCATTTGAGGCTCAGCACGGTTCGCCGCCGGACTACACCGCCGCCGGGTGCAGCGCCGCGGGGCTGGTGCTGCAGTCCGCAGTGGAGAAGCTGGGTCAGCCGCCGTCGCTGTCCGAGGACAACCGGAGCAAGCTGAACGACCTGATCGCCGCCACCGACATCCAAACCTTCTACGGGCCAATCAAATTCGCCACCGAAGGCGACCACTTCCACAACAACACCGCACTGAACCCGATGCTGGTGCAGATCCAGGGCGGACAGGTCAAGGCGATCGCGCCGCCGGAGTCGGCAGAGGCGAAGATCATCTATCCGCTGGCGCCGCTGGGGTAA
- a CDS encoding branched-chain amino acid ABC transporter permease translates to MTELAQALVGGILIGGLYVAISIGFSLSFGVLDVVDLAVGMWVVIGAFAAVVASDALGVDAFLLLPVIFIVFGIVGWLIAPLIYRVRTSKYALPALMGLAFTFGLATLIRGGLLTAFGYTPRTVHTEFFSGNVSLLGITAPAIRVAGFAFAVIATGLFLAFLFYTRTGLAIRATAQSKENAGLMGIDVKRISSLVYALYVGLTAMAGALLGAIYAMTPEVGLRYTLFAFFVVVLAGLGSALGVMAAGLFLGVLQSLTTTYVGADYTLLVVFGVLFVALLLFPQGISRRGLA, encoded by the coding sequence GTGACCGAACTCGCGCAAGCGCTTGTCGGGGGAATTCTCATCGGCGGTCTGTACGTCGCCATCAGCATCGGCTTCTCGCTGTCGTTCGGTGTCCTCGACGTCGTCGACCTCGCCGTCGGCATGTGGGTGGTCATCGGCGCGTTCGCCGCCGTCGTGGCCAGCGACGCGCTGGGCGTCGACGCGTTCCTGCTGCTCCCCGTCATCTTCATCGTCTTCGGGATCGTCGGCTGGCTCATCGCACCGCTGATCTACCGGGTCCGGACCAGCAAGTACGCCCTGCCCGCGCTGATGGGGCTGGCCTTCACCTTCGGCCTGGCCACCCTCATCCGCGGCGGCCTGCTCACCGCGTTCGGCTACACGCCCCGTACCGTGCACACCGAGTTCTTCTCCGGCAACGTCTCGCTGCTCGGCATCACCGCACCCGCCATCCGGGTCGCCGGCTTCGCCTTCGCCGTCATCGCCACCGGCCTGTTTTTGGCGTTCCTCTTCTACACCCGCACCGGTCTCGCCATCCGGGCCACCGCCCAGAGCAAAGAAAACGCCGGGCTGATGGGCATCGACGTCAAGCGGATCAGCAGCCTGGTCTACGCCCTCTACGTCGGCCTCACCGCGATGGCCGGTGCGCTGCTGGGCGCCATCTACGCCATGACCCCCGAGGTCGGCCTGCGCTACACCCTCTTCGCGTTCTTCGTCGTGGTGCTCGCCGGGCTCGGCTCGGCGCTCGGGGTGATGGCCGCCGGTCTGTTCCTCGGCGTGCTGCAGTCGTTGACCACCACCTATGTCGGCGCCGACTACACCCTGCTGGTGGTCTTCGGCGTGCTGTTCGTCGCGCTCCTGCTGTTCCCGCAAGGCATCTCACGGCGGGGTCTGGCATGA
- a CDS encoding ABC transporter ATP-binding protein — translation MSERPESVVTVEELDAGYDGVQVLRQVSMTARTGEVTCIFGPNGCGKSTLLKAMVGMIDPWAGRVSLDGEDITHLPSHRTLGRGLAMMPQGGGVFPRLSVRDNLRIGGYTIRDRKQLDRRIDELLEEFPRLRERNDVQAGALSGGEQMILSIARALVLNPRFLLFDEPSAGLSPKLVGDVLVRAAALARRGVGVIMIEQNIREALRVADRLYVLVGGQNRFEGTPADVEDDRELMHLYLGGRATGEE, via the coding sequence ATGAGTGAGCGCCCCGAAAGCGTCGTCACCGTCGAGGAACTCGACGCCGGCTATGACGGCGTGCAGGTGCTGCGCCAAGTGTCGATGACGGCCCGCACCGGCGAGGTCACCTGCATCTTCGGGCCGAACGGCTGCGGGAAGAGCACCCTGCTGAAGGCGATGGTGGGCATGATCGACCCGTGGGCGGGCCGCGTCAGCCTCGACGGCGAGGACATCACCCATCTGCCGTCGCATCGCACGCTGGGCCGCGGGCTGGCAATGATGCCGCAGGGCGGCGGCGTGTTCCCGCGGCTCTCGGTGCGCGACAACCTGCGCATCGGCGGCTACACGATCCGCGACCGCAAGCAGCTGGACCGCCGTATTGATGAACTGCTGGAAGAGTTCCCGCGGCTGCGCGAGCGGAACGACGTGCAGGCCGGTGCGCTGTCCGGCGGGGAGCAGATGATCCTGTCGATCGCCCGTGCGCTGGTGCTGAATCCGCGGTTCCTGTTGTTCGACGAGCCGTCGGCGGGGTTGTCGCCCAAGCTCGTCGGCGACGTCCTGGTCCGCGCGGCCGCGCTAGCCCGGCGCGGGGTCGGCGTGATCATGATCGAGCAGAACATCCGTGAGGCGTTGCGGGTGGCCGACCGGCTCTACGTCCTGGTGGGCGGGCAGAACCGGTTCGAGGGCACACCCGCCGATGTCGAAGACGACCGCGAGTTGATGCACCTCTATCTCGGAGGTCGGGCAACCGGAGAGGAATGA